A section of the Nitrospiria bacterium genome encodes:
- a CDS encoding IS110 family transposase translates to AGKAKNVALTACMRKLLVILNAMLKHGTPWKTNFIISP, encoded by the coding sequence TAGCGGGAAAAGCTAAAAACGTGGCCCTTACCGCTTGTATGAGAAAATTGTTGGTCATTCTGAATGCTATGTTGAAACATGGAACCCCGTGGAAAACTAATTTTATAATCTCCCCTTGA